From a single Lolium rigidum isolate FL_2022 chromosome 7, APGP_CSIRO_Lrig_0.1, whole genome shotgun sequence genomic region:
- the LOC124671492 gene encoding uncharacterized protein LOC124671492, translating to MAGVLAPSPAGATPNRLKRKAPDSSDAATTSTSAGEDEAAAGLEEEVEDLEREVADLGRRILEHRRDAATRFLDATVSRLAAFRPTACPEVPGEQQSVAGTSHAEADQDKLEKLKIFKSKTEASIAAMPKVLQKMNKCVAQMEKLEKLNVTIHPVFQRKR from the exons ATGGCGGGGGTGCTCGCGCCGAGCCCAGCTGGAGCCACGCCCAACCGCCTAAAGCGCAAGGCCCCTGACTCTTCCGACGCCGCCACAACCTCCACCTCCGCAGGAgaggacgaggcggcggcggggctggaggaagaggtggaggacCTGGAGAGGGAGGTGGCCGATCTGGGCCGCCGCATACTCGAGCACCGCCGCGACGCCGCCACCCGCTTCCTCGACGCCACAGTGTCGCGCCTCGCCGCCTTCCGTCCGACCGCCTGCCCGG AAGTTCCAGGTGAACAACAGTCTGTGGCGGGAACCTCGCATGCCGAAGCTGACCAAGATAAGCTTGAAAAGCTAAAGATCTTCAAATCGAAGACTGAGGCTAGCATTGCAGCTATGCCCAAGGTCCTGCAGAAAATGAACAAATGTGTTGCTCAGATGGAGAAGCTGGAGAAGCTGAACGTGACTATACATCCTGTTTTCCAAAGAAAACGGTAG